Sequence from the Microbacterium faecale genome:
CCCGCCTCGACGAATCCGGGGAGCAGGTCGCCGCCGCCCAGCCCGTCGTACATGTCGCTGATGTCGAGGAACGCGCCCGCCGAGGTGAAGGCTGCCGCCTGCGTGTTGCCCACCTCAACGACGTCCGGGCTGTCGGATCCGGACAGACTCGTCGTCAACAGGTCGACGAGACCGGTCCACTGCTGCTCCTCAATGGTGAGGGTCCAGCCATCGTTGTCGGCCTCAAAGGTGTCGATGAGGTGCTGCCGTGCGTCGTCGGGAGTGTCAGCGCCGACGAGCCAGACGCGCAGCTCGCCGCCGTCCGCCGTATCCGAGCCGCCCCCGCCGCCGGCGTCGGCATCGGAGGCGGAGCCACAGCCACTCAGGACGAGGGCCGAGGCGCCGAGCAGGGCAGCGCTGCCGATGATCGTTCGCTTCATGATTGCTCCTTGGTGTCGCGCCCGCGGCCATCGCGGGCGATTCTGCATGTGTCGGGTCACGAGACGCCGAGGCGCCCCGAGATGACCATCGCGACAGCGCCGTGGGCGACGATGTCGTCGCCGTGCGACGAGCGCACGACCCGGATGCCATCGCTGAACGGCCAGAGGGTGCGATCGCGGATGGTCTCGAAAGTGCGGGTGAGGAAGTCGTCTCCGAACGGGTCCCGGGGCGCGGCGACAACGATCTCAGTGATGTCGAGCATGCCGATGACGGGCGCGAGCGCAATCCCGAGGCGTTCGGCGGCCTCGCGGACGACGACGCCCCGATCTTCGCCCGCGGCGATGCGATCGGTCACGGCCTGCGTAGAGACCCACGCCTCGAGGCAGCCGTCCTTGCCGCACGCGCATGCCGGTCCGCCGTCGGTGCCGACAGTGACGTGACCGATCTCGCCCGCGGCGAATCGGGATCCCGCGACCGGCTCGCCGTCGGACAGAAGCGCCGCGCCGAAGCCGCGGCCCGTGCGCACGAGCAGGAGGTCCGGTCCGCCGTCGCCGAGGACCCGCTCGGCGAGCGCGGCGGCGTTCGCGTCGTTCGCGACGAGCGTCGCCTGACCCGTGGCCTCGTGCACGCGGTGCTGCAGGTCCACGCCGGTCCAGCCGAGATTCGGCGAGGTGAGGACGCGGCCGTCGTCGTCGATGACACCCGGCGCGCCGATGCCGATGCCGAGCACCGTCGTCGTCGCTGCCTGCGTCAGGCGGCGGGCGAGCTCGATCGTCGCCTCCACCGCGGCCTCGCCCTCGCCATCGGCGGGGCGGGGCACGCTGTCTCGTGCGACCTCGTCGCCGTCGAGATTGAGCACGATGCCCACGAACCGGTCCGCGCCCGAGAGGTCGAGGCCGACGACCTGGTGGCCGGGGCGGTCGATATCGACGAGGATCCCCGGTTTGCCCGGACCCGCGGCCCGCTGCGCGCCGTGCTCGACGACGATG
This genomic interval carries:
- a CDS encoding ROK family transcriptional regulator, which gives rise to MPSTQMTRSPRSGAKVMPAHARLHNRALVLRTLFRDGALSRADLARRTELTRVTISDLIGELIDRGIVVEHGAQRAAGPGKPGILVDIDRPGHQVVGLDLSGADRFVGIVLNLDGDEVARDSVPRPADGEGEAAVEATIELARRLTQAATTTVLGIGIGAPGVIDDDGRVLTSPNLGWTGVDLQHRVHEATGQATLVANDANAAALAERVLGDGGPDLLLVRTGRGFGAALLSDGEPVAGSRFAAGEIGHVTVGTDGGPACACGKDGCLEAWVSTQAVTDRIAAGEDRGVVVREAAERLGIALAPVIGMLDITEIVVAAPRDPFGDDFLTRTFETIRDRTLWPFSDGIRVVRSSHGDDIVAHGAVAMVISGRLGVS